One Brassica napus cultivar Da-Ae chromosome C2, Da-Ae, whole genome shotgun sequence DNA window includes the following coding sequences:
- the LOC125581303 gene encoding putative defensin-like protein 23 — protein sequence MSTTMKIMSFAMLLIVTFSIYVEGSDNSLCCNTHANFGACKTQQERKRCNTWCLKGCKNKKGGFCKRLPRGGARCHCYC from the exons ATGAGCACCAccatgaaaatcatgtctttTGCTATGCTACTTATTGTCACGTTTTCTATTT ATGTTGAAGGATCCGACAATTCGTTGTGCTGCAACACACATGCGAACTTTGGAGCGTGCAAAACACAGCAAGAAAGAAAGAGATGCAACACTTGGTGTCTTAAAGGATGTAAGAACAAGAAAGGCGGTTTTTGTAAACGTCTTCCTCGTGGAGGAGCACGATGTCATTGTTACTGCTAA
- the LOC111213188 gene encoding uncharacterized protein LOC111213188: MAEKQFAEEADVKIRAAAAASDLEHMAAESSVVPDFERGRFYDVYSARRNERLKRKKGGEEEDAVVKGTLYNLGVDPMPTKRRGTFKKKKAMVETTTTPRYSLRSTVTKDNKKPLSVAVSTMKAVSSTRRVMSI; this comes from the coding sequence ATGGCAGAGAAACAGTTTGCCGAAGAAGCAGATGTCAAGATCAGAGCTGCTGCTGCGGCTTCAGATCTTGAACATATGGCTGCTGAGTCATCCGTGGTTCCAGACTTCGAGAGAGGGAGGTTCTACGACGTGTATTCGGCTAGGAGGAACGAGCGGTTGAAAAGGAAgaaaggaggagaagaagaagatgctgtAGTCAAAGGAACTCTGTACAATCTCGGAGTGGATCCCATGCCGACCAAGAGAAGAGGAACctttaagaagaagaaggcgaTGGTTGAGACAACAACAACGCCGAGGTATTCTCTGAGGAGCACAGTTACCAAAGATAACAAGAAGCCTCTGAGTGTCGCTGTAAGTACTATGAAAGCTGTCAGCAGCACCAGGAGGGTTATGAGTATCTGA